ATGGGATGCGTGGCGTCGTCAAACTTGGAGAGCATCGCATAAGGCTGCTTCTCcgagtgcggcgccgcatcggTCGCGGtccgctcgtcgaccgactCTTTGAGCGCGTGAATACGctccgacgcgctccgcacgcggcgccgtgagCCCGAGGGTGTCCGCAGCCCATCGAGGCTACGCAGATGAGGCACCGACACTgtccgcggcgcgcgcttgcgcggcgagcgccgccggctcggAGGGCCGAGCAGATGCTGCTCCGAAATCGTCTCGGGGGCGTGGAAAAGGCCATAGAGACCGGCAATCGTCGCGCGCTTCACGAGATCCAGGCGAGGCTGGGGAAGGTGCCGGAAGAGCAGCTGCAtgtcgctcggctcgtAGTCGCGTTCCGATAACCCGAGCTGCTTGGGAGCGCTCACACcacgcggcgtcgacaccatcagcgtcggcggcgcaggcggcacCGGTTCGTCAGTCGACGCTTCCCACGTCAGACGCACCGGGCAGTCGTGCGCGTGGTAGCGCGGCTCGACGTTGGCTGCCGCTttgcgccagcgcatcgccgagcgcgcagcgccacggccACAGCTACATACAGGCGGCTGAGGGCGCAGCGACTTGGTACTGCTGCGTCCCCGCAGAGTCTTTTGCAAGAGGTCTTGGCTCTTGGAGCGGCGTAGCGCGCGCGAGGGAGCTTtcggctcctcgtcgcagTGTACCACTGCATCCTCTTTCGAGACGaccggcgcagcaggcgatGCGAGGAACGAAagcgaggcggcgcctggAATGGCCGGCGCTGCTTTGGGCTCGGGCATGGggggcacgccgctgcggtACGCGCGGCTTGCGTCCCAGATtacgctgcggcggcgcgggaTGGAGCGCAGAGCGACTTCGCTCTTGCTGCTCTtgagcacgcgccgctgcggcgggtCGTAGTGGACGTCAGGGTGGGCTGTGTCCTGTGCTTGGGAGGCCATCATGCCTTTCATCCATGCCTGGATGTCGGGGTATCCGTCGGGCTTTTGGCCCTCGTCCGGTAGTTCGTCCGCATCGTCAATGGACATCACCACCGGCGCTTTCGGCGCCGGAGTGACGATGCGGGTCTCCTTGTATCCCTCGCGTTCGAGGAGTTCTTGGAGGCTGTCGAAGCCGGTGGTGGGGGTGGTGTTGGAGCGCaagggcggcgcacgcccaaGACCGAGTCCGGCGTGCGAGTGCCCTGGTGGTGTCATCTGCATAGCTTCCATCCTGCGGGCGTGGCCCTCAGCAGCGCCACAGGCGCAATGTCGAAGCGTGATCCAAAACAACACTGGGGTAGCCACGCGAGCATCACGTGACCCAACTGACTCATTGATAACGGCGTATCAGTGGGGAAGCTTGGCGAGAAACCGTCATGCGTAACGTTCTTGCTAGGACCCTGCGCCGGAGCATCccgagcgtgcgtgcgtgcgcaaaCGCACGCTGCCTGCACCAATCTCATGCTGTGCGTTCCGCAAACGCTGGATTGCGTGAAATGGCCGACGATCGTGTACGTGTGCGCACTGACCCAGGAAACGATCACGCGCCTGCTTTACTCGCTCGCATCCCGCAAGGAGGTCGAGAGATACCTGCGCATCTTTAGCACGGCCAACAAGTTTGCCGTGCTCAAGGTGGGAGGCGCGATCTTGACGAATGAGCTCGACGATCTTGCATTGAGTCTAAGCTTTTtgcaccgcgtcggccTCTACCCGGTCGTCCTGCACGGCGCCGGTCCGCAGCTAAACGAGATTCTGGAGAAGGAGGGTGTCGAGCCCGACTACTCGGATGGCATCCGCATCACCGATGCCTCGACactgcgcgtcgcccgccgcgtGTTCCTCGAGGAGAAccagcgcctggtcgaGAAGCTCGAGTCACTGGGAAGCCGTGCACGGCCCATTCCCCTTGGCGTCTTTACCGCCTCGTACCTCGACCGCGAAAAGTACGGTTTGGTCGGCAAAATTGATCGCGTGGACAAGGAGCCGATCGAGAGCGCGATCCGTGCGGGCTGCCTGCCGATCCTCACGAGTCTCGCCTTGACCGAGGACGGCCAGATCCTTAACGTGAATGCAGACgtggccgcgagcgagctctccaaggtgctcgagccgaTGAAGATTGTCTACCTCAACGAAAAGGGCGGTCTTGTGCACGGCAAGACGGGCGAGCTGATCGAGGCGATcaacctcgacgaggagtaCGACGGCCTGATGAAGGAGGAGTGGGTCAAGTTCGGCACCAAGCTCAAGCTGCGTGAGATGaaggagctgctcgaccacCTGCctcgctcctcgtccgtgGCAATCATCTCGGTGGACCAGCTCCAGAAGGAGCTCTTTACCGACAGCGGTGCGGGCACGCTCATCCGCCGCGGCTACAAGCTCTTCAAGAGCCACTCGATCGAGGAGATCGGCGCAGAGCGTCTGCGCACCGTCCTCCGCGAGCACGATGATGACGTGCGCGAGAACCGCAAGAGCGTCGCACAGATCTTCTCCGAGCTCTCGCGCCACCCGTACACGATTTACGGCGATGAGGCGCTGGAGTGTGTCGCGTTCGTGTCGCACCCCCCGGGTGAGGTCCCGATTCTTTCGCGCATGGTCACTTCGCGCAACGCGGTGATGAACAACATTGTCGACAACATCTGGAGCATGATCCGCAAGGACCACAAGCGCCTCGTCTGGACGGCccgtgccgacgacgagaacCGCGCGTGGCACTttgagcacgccgacggcaGCTTCacgcgcgaccgccgcagCCTCTTTTACTACGGCATCCAGGACGTGGGCGAGGTCGAAAAGGTGATGCGTCACCTCGAAGACAACaaccgcgtcgagcgcgcctaCCTCCCCCTGAACGCCCGCAAGGTGGCGCCTTCGCGCGGctttgcgacgctcgccgcgtcgcacaCGCGCCCGCAGATCGCTacggccgcgcacgagctgctcgccacgcgccgcacctatgcgacgagcgcggtgCCGAAGCGTGTCGCGCTGATCGGTGCGCGTGGCTACACTGGCCgctcgctcgtgcagctcaTCAACGAGCACCCCAGCCTCGAGCTGTCGCACGTCAGCTctcgcgagctcgcgggcCTCCCCCTTGAGGAGTACACCAAGGGCGAGGTGTCCTACTCCAACatctcgctcgaggacctgAAGAAGCTCGAAAAAGGCCacggcgacgtcgcgccgccggacgccTATGTGATGGCGCTCCCCAACGGCGTGTGCAAGCCGTTTGTGGACGCTGTCCGTgagggcggcgccggcaagCCCAAAGGCCACGGCGTGATTGTGGACCTGAGCGCCGACCACCGCTTTGACTCCGAGTGGACGTACGGACTTCCTGGTGCGTATGCGGCCTAGCCGTGCCACAGCGCCCCATAGGCTGCTGTAGCGCGCGCAACGATGAATGGGCTAATACAGAGCTGTACaaccgcgaggcggtgcgcagtGCCAAGCTGATTTCGAACCCTGGCTGCTATGCGACAAATACGCAAATGCttcttgcgccgctccttCCTTTTATTGAccctgcgcaggcgcccaCCGTCTTCGGCATCTCGGGCTACAGCGGCGCCGGAACGCAGTCGTCCGGCAAGCGCGCTCCGGGCGAGCGTCCCGTGACGCTGCCCAAGATCacgcccgagtcgctgaGCGGCGGTGTCCGTCCCTACGCATTGACTGACCACAtccacgagcgcgaggcccgcCACcacctcgcgacgctcggcgaagGCGAGGTGAAGGTCGCCTTTACGCCGTCTGTCGCTCCGTGGTTCCAGGGTATTATTTCTACGGCGAGCATCCCCCTCAAGTCCAAGCTCACTGCGAAGCAGGTCAAGGAACTCTTTGAGAAAAAATACGGCGCGGAGCCGTTGGTCGAAATCAAGAGCGCCGTGCCCGAAATTAGCGACATTGTGCTGCGCCACGGCTTCAAGGTCGGCGGCTTCCAAGTCCAGTCGgagggcgagcgcgtggtgATTGTCGGCGTGATCGACAACCTGCTCAAGGGCGCTGCTACCCAGTGCCTGCAGAACCTCaacctcgcgctcggctaCGACGAGCGGGCCGGCATCCCTACCGCCTAGTGCCTTCCCCGCACGTCGGCGTTGCGCGGGGGCATATTACATAATCATGGCACCGGTCCCTACGTAAACAGAATGCACGCTGCAACGTGGAGCCCGAAGTAGTTCCTGAACGATGTCGTACGGGCACTCTGCATTTgtgccgccgcagcacaTGTCGAACGATGCATACCGCTACTCACAGCCtccgtcctcgtcgccacAGTGGATGGAGAATGTGAAGGAGTACTCGtcgcaggccgaggacctGATCGATGCGTGGTCGCAGCCGATCAAGCCGTACCTccctgcgctcggccgcttCTTGATTGTGGTGACCTTTTTGGAGGACGCCATGCGTATTCTGACGCAGTGGGGTGACCAGACGACCTATCTGAACCGCTACCGCGGCATCCCGCTCTTCCTCACGCACGCCTTCCTCTTGCTGAACGTGCTGGTGATGACCGCCGCATCGATCATGGTGATCATCCGCCGCTTCCCCGAGATCAGCGTCGCATCGCTGCTGGGTGTGATTGTGCTGCAGGGACTTGGATACGGCCTGATTACCGACTTTAACTTCTTCCTGCGCAACCTGTCCGTGGTCGGCGGTTTGCTCATGGTGCTGTCCGACTCCTTTGCGAACCAGCGCAAGAACCTGTTTGCAGGCCTGCCGAACGTCAGCGAGACGGACCGCAAGATCTACTTCCAGCTCGCGGGCCGTGTCCTGCTCATCTTTCTCTTTATCGGCTTCGTGTTCCAGGGTGAGTGGAGCTTCttccgcgccgccgtgtcGGTGCTCGGCTTTGGCGCGTGCATCATGGTTGCGGTCGGCTTCAAggcgcgctggagcgccaTGTTCctggtgctgctgctgaGTGTGCTCAACATCGCGGTGAACAACTTCTGGACCGTGCACTCGGCGCACCCCCAGCGCGACTTTTTGCGCTACGACTTTTTCCAGACGCTGTCCATTGTCGGtggcctgctgctgctggtcAACATGGGCCCGGGTGGGCTCTCGATGGACGAGCGCAAAAAGGTTACTTAATGGTCGGGATGCCCATGCGTTGAAATGTAGTGCTTGCACGTACATGTAGCTATAAATCCAGCTGGGAGGAGATGCGATACAAGCATAGAAAGAATGGATCAGGCGGACGGCAccctgcgcgtgccgtcCGGCTGGATACCGCAccgctcgaccagcgcctTCCAGTAGACGTCAAAGTCGAACTGATAAGGATAAGCTCCGCCGGGGAACTGGTCGTCAAGCTGATTGCTCTCGATGAACTCGGTCATGTCGGGGCAGTTGAAGCGGATCTTGTCCTTGGTCACCGGGTCCAAGAAGGGCGAGAGCGCAGAAAAGAAGGCCGAGATGAACTTGGGCATATGGCACACAAACGCGCggccgagacgctcgacgtaGTGCGTCTGGAGGatgtgcgcgacgtggcgcgcaGTCCCGAGCGACGGCATGGTCGACAGGTTTGTCCCGTTAAAGTCGACGACGATCGTGAGCGTCTCCTGGCCCGGCGGCATGAGGTTGATGCCGCGCTCCAAGCTCCAGACCATGTAGCGGATCTGGCGGGGACTCGTCTTGGTGTTCTCGCGGCCGGGGCGCAGATAGAGGATCGGGCGTGCCTCGCGATCAAAGCCACAGAGGATATGCTTGCCCGTCTCCGCCTCCGGCGCAACCTCGTCCGGCGGGATAATCTCCGGCTTAAAGTCTCGGCGCCAttcgagcgtgtcgaggatCCGGCGCTTGGACGCCTTGAGGTCGCcacgcgtcgcacgcaggTAGCGCTTGTACAGCACGGGGTTCGCGAGCCACTGCTCCTCGTACGGCAGGTACGCCTCGGGGCAGgggtgctgcgcaatgtagtcgaggacgtgctgctgcagctcctggagcttttcctcgtcgccctctTTCAGCTCCGGCTGCGGCCCCGGCTTGGCGCCGGGCGGAGGGGTGAGAATGACCTCTGTCGTCCGAGGCCCCTCGTTCGCCTTCTCCTTCTGGGCACGATTAAACAAGAAGGACATCAGGAGGAAAGGTACCAGCTCCCTCCTACCCCCGACGTGGCCCGACCTCCACCACAAAAAAAAAGGTCCGCGGAGCTGCGCTCTAATTCATCTATACTTTCGAAGCGGTCTGTAgtgcgcgcagcgcatagTAGCGCACGTCCGGGTCGCGATCGTCGCTCAGCACCTGGAGCGCAGGCGTGATCTTCTCTTTAATGTTACGCTGGCCCTCTGGCGAGgactcgagctcggtggAGAGCACCTCGAACGCCTTGGCGACGTTGAAGCGGATGTTCGGCACGGGGTCCTGCACCATGGGCAGGATCGTGGTCAGGACGCTCGTCACAATCGTATCCGTatcgagcgacggcgccaTGGTCGTCACCGCAAAGATGGTCGTCATCCGGTACAGGTAGTTGGGGTGCGAGCCCATCTGGAGGACCTTGGGAATGATGGAGGTGCGCGCCCATTCCACGCCAAAGACCTCGGTGAGCTTCTTGAGATTGACGgtggccgcctcgcggatGGAAAAGACGGTGTCGCCGAGCCAGCTCATACACAAGCTGCTCAGCTGTTCGTTGAAGAATTGCACACCGAGCTGGTGCGCCAGCAGCGGGATGTTTTCAATAAtcgcctggcgcacgcgccactGCTTATCTTCGGCGAGCTCCATAATCGCAGGCAGGAGCGACTGCGACAAGAGGTCGATCCCAATCACCTCGTTCACCTGCTCCAGACGCGAGATAATGTTCAGCCGCACATCCGGGAACTCGTCCTTGAGCAGCTGGAGGAAGAGGGGCAGGAGGTGCTCGGTCGTCgcctccttgccgagcagcggcgccagcgcgctgatctgcgcggcgagcgcaccaCGCACATGCTGCGACGGGTCGtccgcgagctccttgaCGACCgggagcaggcgctcgaggatcgTCTGCTGGTCCATGAGCTTGGCGAGGCCCGGCGTCtggctcgcggcggccgtgcgcacctcggcctccgcgtcgcgcatgaGGTTAACGTAGGCAGGAACGAGGTCCTCCTGCACCACCTTTTCGTTCACCGCCGACGCGAGCTTGACAAAGTGGTCGGCGGCCATGtagcgcacgcgccagctCTTGTCCTGGAAGGCGCTGCGGATCGAGCTCAGAaggagctgctgcgtctCGTTCTTGTCGAGGACTTCGGCGATCGCAACCAGGTCCTGCACGGTAAGCAGGCGCACCGAGTCCTGCTCGTCCGTCGAGAGGCGGCGGTATAGCGGGAGGATATCCGAAACCACCACGTCCTTGGACATGTGCTTGACCAGTGCGCTCATATCGCGCGCcaccgcacggcgcaccaTCGGCGTGTCGTCGTGGCACAGCATCGCAAACATCCCGAGCACTTccgcgcgcatcgcagGCGGCACACGGTCATAGACCGACGCAAAGAgcgacgcagcgctcgTCCGCGACGTGAACCAGTCGCCGTTCGACAGGCGCTTCAGCAGGGGGAGATAGGCATCCTGCACCTGCTTCTCGTTCATAATCTTGGCAATCTTGTTGATCGACTCGCacgcctgcgtcagcgaAGAAACGTACCTTTTCGCGCACGACCGTCTCCTCGACCGTCGCCAGGTTCTCCAGCGGGCCCaggagcaggtgcgcgtactgcgcaccgccgaggtACTCGGCAAAGTTCgcatcgagctcctcggcgagcgcgagcagcacctcgtcctcgtcgtcaaGCGACTCGTGCAGGAAGGGGATCAGCTCGTcccgcgcacgctcgggacccagcgccagcgcaatCGTCGAGATGCGGTGAATCGAGTTCAGGCGAAGTGTGACATCGTCTGATTTCAGCTCGTCAATCAAGATCGCAATCGGATACAGTTGCTCGTCGTCTTCCATCTTGCAACTGCCCTCGTGGTGGTCCGCGGCCGATcgcgacctgcgccgccaccCGGTTGAAGATCACGTGACACCTCCGCCGGCATGCTCGGTGGGGGGCTGTACCTGACGAATTTTGACTATGTGCTGGTGCGCCCGGGGCGCTTTGACCGCGCCGAGAGCGCGTTTGCATCGAGAAAGAGGCTTCCGATTGTCCCGGTGATCCGCGCGTTtggcgcgacgcggggGGGGCAGCGCTGCTGCGTCCACGTCCACAACGTCTATCCGTACTGCTATGTGGAGTacacgcaggcgctcgtgccggaCGTCGTCCTGCCGTACATCCAGCGCTTGGGGAACGAGCTGAACCGCGCATTCGCAGCGGCTGCGAATCAGCCGACACGCGAAatgcagctcgtcgcggcgatTCACCTGTGCAAGGGGATGCCGTTTTATGGGTACACAGAAACGCCCCACTACTACCTCAAAATTTCGTACGTGGAcccggcgctgcgcatgcgcctcgCATCCATCCTCGAGAGCGGACGGGTGATGGAGACCAAGTTTCAGCCGATCGAGGCACACGTGCAGTACCACCTCCAGTTTATGCTCGACTACAACTTGTCGGGGTGCGACTACATGGAACTCGACCAAATCTACTTTCGGGGGCCTTGGCCGCCGGAAGAGAGGGGGGGGTGGAACGAGGAATCGATTCCGCACGCTCAAAAAACCGACCTGCCTCGCGACACCTACTCGGAACTAGAAGGAGACGCCGAGGCACACCACATCGCCAACCGCCGCACGATGCGCGAGGCACACGGCAAGCCAGAAGCCAAAGacgagccgctcgtgccgagcttgcgTGGGCTCTGGGCGCAGGAACGCATGCGCAggcagcacgccggcctctcgccgacgccggaaCGCAGCGCCCCTCGTCCGCGCACGGACCCATCGGATACACCGTGGGTCGCTGCggagcgccacgccgcacagctcgcggcgcgcatcgaggagGACGCCAAAGAGGAGGAAATTCCGGATCGGGGGATGGAAAAGTACGTCTTGGACGCATACCAAACCCCGGAGCTCTTTCACGCCCACGGAttggagcgcgtcgcgccgcccgacgcgtCGGGCACCTCGGCCAAGATCTTTGACCTGCAGCACGCACAGAGCCAGGGGTCGCAAGAG
This is a stretch of genomic DNA from Malassezia japonica chromosome 3, complete sequence. It encodes these proteins:
- a CDS encoding 4-nitrophenylphosphatase (EggNog:ENOG503NUE7; COG:I; COG:P), with protein sequence MSFLFNRAQKEKANEGPRTTEVILTPPPGAKPGPQPELKEGDEEKLQELQQHVLDYIAQHPCPEAYLPYEEQWLANPVLYKRYLRATRGDLKASKRRILDTLEWRRDFKPEIIPPDEVAPEAETGKHILCGFDREARPILYLRPGRENTKTSPRQIRYMVWSLERGINLMPPGQETLTIVVDFNGTNLSTMPSLGTARHVAHILQTHYVERLGRAFVCHMPKFISAFFSALSPFLDPVTKDKIRFNCPDMTEFIESNQLDDQFPGGAYPYQFDFDVYWKALVERCGIQPDGTRRVPSA
- the ERV29 gene encoding ER-derived vesicles protein erv29 (TransMembrane:7 (o96-117i124-143o149-168i188-207o213-233i240-257o277-296i); EggNog:ENOG503NVZT; COG:U) is translated as MSYGHSAFVPPQHMSNDAYRYSQPPSSSPQWMENVKEYSSQAEDLIDAWSQPIKPYLPALGRFLIVVTFLEDAMRILTQWGDQTTYLNRYRGIPLFLTHAFLLLNVLVMTAASIMVIIRRFPEISVASLLGVIVLQGLGYGLITDFNFFLRNLSVVGGLLMVLSDSFANQRKNLFAGLPNVSETDRKIYFQLAGRVLLIFLFIGFVFQGEWSFFRAAVSVLGFGACIMVAVGFKARWSAMFLVLLLSVLNIAVNNFWTVHSAHPQRDFLRYDFFQTLSIVGGLLLLVNMGPGGLSMDERKKVT
- a CDS encoding uncharacterized protein (COG:E; EggNog:ENOG503NW51) → MADDRETITRLLYSLASRKEVERYLRIFSTANKFAVLKVGGAILTNELDDLALSLSFLHRVGLYPVVLHGAGPQLNEILEKEGVEPDYSDGIRITDASTLRVARRVFLEENQRLVEKLESLGSRARPIPLGVFTASYLDREKYGLVGKIDRVDKEPIESAIRAGCLPILTSLALTEDGQILNVNADVAASELSKVLEPMKIVYLNEKGGLVHGKTGELIEAINLDEEYDGLMKEEWVKFGTKLKLREMKELLDHLPRSSSVAIISVDQLQKELFTDSGAGTLIRRGYKLFKSHSIEEIGAERLRTVLREHDDDVRENRKSVAQIFSELSRHPYTIYGDEALECVAFVSHPPGEVPILSRMVTSRNAVMNNIVDNIWSMIRKDHKRLVWTARADDENRAWHFEHADGSFTRDRRSLFYYGIQDVGEVEKVMRHLEDNNRVERAYLPLNARKVAPSRGFATLAASHTRPQIATAAHELLATRRTYATSAVPKRVALIGARGYTGRSLVQLINEHPSLELSHVSSRELAGLPLEEYTKGEVSYSNISLEDLKKLEKGHGDVAPPDAYVMALPNGVCKPFVDAVREGGAGKPKGHGVIVDLSADHRFDSEWTYGLPELYNREAVRSAKLISNPGCYATNTQMLLAPLLPFIDPAQAPTVFGISGYSGAGTQSSGKRAPGERPVTLPKITPESLSGGVRPYALTDHIHEREARHHLATLGEGEVKVAFTPSVAPWFQGIISTASIPLKSKLTAKQVKELFEKKYGAEPLVEIKSAVPEISDIVLRHGFKVGGFQVQSEGERVVIVGVIDNLLKGAATQCLQNLNLALGYDERAGIPTA
- the paa1 gene encoding protein phosphatase regulatory subunit Paa1 (BUSCO:EOG09261AH9; EggNog:ENOG503NU14; COG:T), with amino-acid sequence MEDDEQLYPIAILIDELKSDDVTLRLNSIHRISTIALALGPERARDELIPFLHESLDDEDEVLLALAEELDANFAEYLGGAQYAHLLLGPLENLATVEETVVREKACESINKIAKIMNEKQVQDAYLPLLKRLSNGDWFTSRTSAASLFASVYDRVPPAMRAEVLGMFAMLCHDDTPMVRRAVARDMSALVKHMSKDVVVSDILPLYRRLSTDEQDSVRLLTVQDLVAIAEVLDKNETQQLLLSSIRSAFQDKSWRVRYMAADHFVKLASAVNEKVVQEDLVPAYVNLMRDAEAEVRTAAASQTPGLAKLMDQQTILERLLPVVKELADDPSQHVRGALAAQISALAPLLGKEATTEHLLPLFLQLLKDEFPDVRLNIISRLEQVNEVIGIDLLSQSLLPAIMELAEDKQWRVRQAIIENIPLLAHQLGVQFFNEQLSSLCMSWLGDTVFSIREAATVNLKKLTEVFGVEWARTSIIPKVLQMGSHPNYLYRMTTIFAVTTMAPSLDTDTIVTSVLTTILPMVQDPVPNIRFNVAKAFEVLSTELESSPEGQRNIKEKITPALQVLSDDRDPDVRYYALRALQTASKV